The Archangium primigenium genomic interval ACGCGTGGCGCCGATGACTCCGTTGGATTCAAGCGGGGGCCTTCCCCGTCATGTGCACCGCCTGGCGGTGGGGACGCTGTTCTTCCTGCAGGGGCTGTGCTTCGCGAGCTGGGCGTCGCGCATCCCGAGCCTCCAGCAGCGGCTGGGGCTGGGCGAGGCGGCGCTGGGGCTGGCGCTGCTGGCGCTGCCCGTGGGCTCCATGACGAGCCTGGCCTTCTCCGGCTGGCTCGTGGCGCGCGAGGGCAGCGCGCGGGTGGTGCTCGGGGCGCTGGGGCTCTACGCGGGGGCGCTGGTGGGCATCGGGCTCGCGGGGAGCCTGGGGGCCCTGCTCGCGGTGCTGTTCGTCTTCGGGCTCGCGGGCAATCTGGTGAACATCGCGGTGAACACGCAGGCGGTGGGGGTGGAGGCGCGCTACGGGCGCTCGGTGATGGGCTCCTTTCATGGGCTGTGGAGCCTCGCGGGCTTCTGCGCGGCGGCGGTGGGCACGGCGATGATGGGGTGGGGCGTGGCGCCGCTGCCGCACTTCGTGGGCATGGCGGGGCTCCTGCTCGTGGGGCTCCTGGCGAGCGCGCGCTTCATCCTGCCGGACGGGCCCGGGCGCCACCCGGCGGGGCGGGTGCTGTCCTTGCCGGACCGCTCGCTCTGGGGGCTCGGGCTGATGGCCTTCTGCTCGATGATTTGCGAGGGGGCGATGTTCGACTGGAGCGGGGTGTACTTCGAGCGGGTGGTGCGTGCGCCGCCGGACTGGGTGGGCACGGGGTACGCGGCGTTCATGGGGGCCATGGCCACGGGGCGCTTCGTGGCGGACGGGCTCACGCGGCGGCTGGGGCTCACGCGCGTGTTCCAGCTGAGCGGGGCGCTCATCGCGGGCGGGCTCTTGCTGGCGGTGCTCGTGCCGCGGCTGGGCGCGGCGCTCGCGGGTTTTCTCCTGGTGGGCTGCGGGGTGTCCTCGGTGGTGCCGCTCGTGTACGGGGCGGCGGGCCGGAGCCAGAAGGTGCCCGCGGGCGTGGCGCTCGCGGCGGTGTCCACCATCGGCTTCCTGGGCTTCCTGCTGGGCCCGCCCATCATCGGGCTCGTGGCCGAGGCGCTGAGCCTGCGTGGCTCGTTCACGCTCGTGGCGGGCATGGGCCTGGGCGTGGCCTGGGTGGGCACGCTGCGGCGCGAGGCCTGAGCCCGCCTCACCCGCCGAGGCGCGGGGCCATGCGCGCGCGGAGGGCCTCCACCTGCTCGCCACAGCGCCGGGCCAGGGCGCGGAAGTCCGCGCCGAGGGCGCCTTCCCCGGCCACGCGGGACCAGAAGACGCTCGCGTGCCGGGCGGCCTCGGCCCAGACGTCGAGCGTGGCGGCGGTGGGCGGCGCGGGCTCGAAGGGCCGCTCGACGACGGTGGTGACCGAGGGCGCGAAGGTCATGGGCAGCATGTCGTAGGCGGGCGCGAGGCAAAAGCGCCGGGGCCCCGTCACGAGGAAGCTCACGTTGCCGAAGTGCCGATCCGAGTTGGCGATGAGCTGGCCGAAGACGTCGAGCCAGCGCAGGCGCCGGGCGTCCTCGGCCGCGATGAAGCCCAATTCCAGCAGCCGCGGCGCGAGCGCGGTCCAATGACTCCCGGGCCCGGCCGCGCCGATGTACTCGTTGTCCAGCGCGTCGAGAGACAGCAGGCCCCGGCGGCCGCGGGCGCCCACCCGATCGAAGCGCTCGACTTCCAGGAAGCGATAGGGCCCCGTGTCGAACCACCGGGCGCGTGCGGCGTCGAGGCCGGCCTGGCGCAGGGTGTCCAACGCGAGGCACTCGCACACGAGCAGCTCCCGCCAGCGGCGCGCCACCTCGCCGGTGTCATGGCTGGCGAACTTGACCAGGACATGGCGTCCCTCGGAGTAGGTGAGGAACTTGGGGTGCTCACCGCCCGCCGAGGAGCCCACCTGCTCGGTGTCCGAGCGCAGCGCCCAGTCAGGGTAGTCGGATGGGGGGACGGACACGGGCTCGCGCTGGAACCAGCGGTCCAGGGACTCCTCGCCGAGGAGGAGGTCTCCCACGCAGTCCTCGCCCCGCCGCGCCAGGGCGATCAGGGCCTCATCCTCGCGCCAGTCGGCGAGCCGGGGCGGCAGGGCGAGCTCCGGGAAGCGCGCGCTGAACGTGCGGCCGACATAGCCCTGGGGCCGCATGTCGGCGGCGAAGGGGGGCAGCCCCTCGAACAGGGTGTCCGTCGCCTCGTCCCAGTGGCGTCCACCGGAGAGGAAGTGGAGGCGGCCCGCGGGCTGGCAGGTGCCCGTCTCGTCGATGCGGTGCAGGGGGAGCGACGTGCCGAGTCCGGGGACCGTCCGGGTGGCGGCATAGCGGGTGCTCCGGGCCCGGCCCATGCGGAGCACCCGCGGGCCCGCCTCCTGGACGAGTCGCGAGAGGGTGGGCTGGGAGACGCCGAGCGCCTCGGCGAGTTCCCGGGCCGTGGCGTGTCCCTGGCGGACGAGCTGGGTGAGCAGGCGCTGCATGGAGAGATGAATAGATACTCCGGCCCTTCTTCCCGTCCAAGTCCTTGGAAATCCAGCGCTTGGCTCGTGACGTGGAGGGCGCGCTGAATAGAAACCCGCCCGTGCGGGGGAGGGGCCTCGGTGGGGAATCGGACGTCTGCCCTTGGGTGAGGGGCTGTGCGTCCAGCGGACTACGCGGGACTGGTGCGGCTGTCCGTCTTGGCCGGACTCGAGGGCATCTCCAGTCTTGGGCTACCCCGCCGCCGCACGGAGGGGCAAGGAGCCTGAGCGCGTGAGAAGGAATCAGTGGAGGGCCGTGGTGCTGGCCCCGGTGGTGGGGCTGCTGTCGGCGTGTGGGGGCACGGTGGAGGAGGAGGTGGCGCCGACGCTCAGCCAGGTGCGGATGTCGGACGCGGCGGAGGACGTGGAGGCGCTGGCGGGCGGACCGAGCCGGGGCTGTCCCACGCAGAAGGGCGAGTGCAAGGCGTACTGCAAGAAGAAGGGCCACACGTCGGGCAAGTGCACGGGGTACGGCCGCGGTGTCTGTTCTTGCGGCGACGCGGCATTCGAGGCCGACGACGGCGACTGAGGCCGCGTCCGCCCCACCCGTCCCGCGGGCTGCGTCCTGGCGCGGCCGAGCAGGCGCGGGCGGGTGGGCTCGGGTTCCGGCCGGCGACATGGCCGAGCGGTACGGCGCCGTCTCGCGCCGCGTGCCAGGCTTCGGTGTCAGGCCTCGTCGTCGGGCAGGAGCGTGCGCAGGAGCGCGTCGTCGGGCCCGAGGGGCCGCCAGCCCGGCGGTGGGGGGGAGGCGAGAAGCGCATCACTGGCCCGATCGACTCGTGGCTGGTGACTGTCCGGGGTCAAGGCGAACCACAAGCCGAACACCTTGGCGACCTGGAAGCGCTGGGCCTCATCGAGCACGGGCGGCCAGCCATCGGGCAGGCTCTGGGCGAACTGGCGCACGAACACATCCCGGACCAGACGCGTGACCTGGCCGCGCTGCTCTGCCTCGGCGAGCAGTCCGCTCAACACCTGGACCCCGGCGACGTCCGTGCCCAGCTCCTCGGCCAACACATACAGCGGGAGCGCGGGACGGGCCTCCGCGAAGGCGGTGAGGGAGTGGAAGCCCCGTTCACGAGTCCTCTCATAGAGACGAGTCCTCCAGGGGCCTTCCCAGGTCCGTTCGCGACTCATCGACCGTTCCAGGAGGTGAAGTTCATCGGGAGGTTGTACTGCTTCATGGCTTCGGCGACGAGGTCGAGCACTTCGTTGCGTGTGAGCTGCCGACCCGTTCGGCGCTCGGCTCTTCTCAGCGCGGTCATGATCATCCGGTTCCACTCGCCAGGCCACTCGCGGCCCAGGCGCCAGCTGCCGCCTCCGTGGATGGCCTCGTGGCGCGCCCGCTCCATGCGCACGCAGAACCGGTCGATGCTCAGCTCCCCGGTGAAGCCGCGCTGCTCGAACCACTCGCGGAACTCCCGGGGCAGGACGTGGTGGCGCGGGGCCTCGCTCAGGCCCGCGCCCGCCCGGCCCGTCACCCGCATGCCGCGCACCTCGGGTCCCTCTCCGAGCGCCTCGCGCACGCCCCGGGGCAGCTCGTCGTGCGCCTGGGCCATCAGCACCTGGCCGGCCTGGATGCGCACGGCGGCGCTGACCACGGAGGGGGAGAGCACCCCCGCCTGGACGAGCCGGCGCAGCATCTCCACGCCCTCGGCGGTGAGGACCACCTGGGAGCCGAGCATCACGCCGGGAGCGCCTGCCCCCAGCGTCAGCCCCAGGGTCAGGGGCGCCGAGGGCGGAAGCCGTGGCAGGGCCCATGTCATCGCCGAGGCCGTGGTGAGCAGCTCGACAATCTCCTTCACCCGAAGCGCCGTCTCGGTGCGCTGGGCGGCGGTGCGCACGGCCTCGCGGGTCGCGGCGAACTCCCGGGAGAGGTAGCCCGTGAGGGCGGGGAGGTCCACGGCCACCGCCTCCACCCGGCCGGTCTCCCCGGAGGCGAGTGCCTTCAGGGCGGGGGCCATCAGCGTGTGCCATGGGTGCAGCTTGCGGAGCAGCCGCTCGGTGCCGTACGCGGGACACTCGCGCAGCACGACCTCGGCGAGGTGCGGGAAGTCGAGCCAGATGGCGAGCAGGGTCGAGCCCATCCAGGCCGCCTCGAGCCGGGGGCCGCCCATGCGCAGCAGCGCGAGGCGCATGTCCGGGTCCGCGAGCTGGGAGGCCGTGTCGGACAAGTGGACGGCGGCGGCGTGCTCCGCGTCCAGCCAGCGCAGGTGCGCGAGGACAGGGGGCAGGTGGGCGCGGAACAGGTCGCTGGGGTGCCGGGAGAAGGCCGAGCCCGGGGCCTGGAGTCGGGCGAGGTCACCCTTCAGGCGGCGCGTGGTGTCGGACACCTCGCGCGAGGCGCGGAGGAACGCGAGCTGGGTCGCCAGGGCCTCGGGCCGCGCGGCGGCGCCTTGTCCCCGGGGAGACATGCTCCAGGAGGCGCCCCCCGGACTTCCGGAGGGACTCAAGCCTTCGGGGACGAGCGGCAGGGACGCGCAGCCGGAGCACAACAGGCCCAGGAGAACCCCTGTCCATCCAGGACGTGGCCGATGTGCGCCATCCGACCTCACCCGGCGCCGAGGGCGGTCTCCGGCTCCTCCTCGTCCTCCTCGGCCACCCCGAGCGCCGCACGCAGCCGCTCGAGCGCCCACTGGTTGCCGATGCGCCACTGGGCGGTGAGCCCCTGGGCATGGCCGTCCGCCTCCCACGCCAGGAGCGCGGCGCGGGCCGCCTCGGGCTGGCCCTCGCCGAGAAGCACGGCGGCCTCCGCGAGCCGGGGGTAGAGCGGGTGGGTGGCATGGGGGCCCGCCGCCTTCAGGAAGGCGCGCGCACGGGCGGCGTCCGGGGCCTCGCCGAGCGCGTACAGCAGGGCGCCCTGGAGCCGCAGCTCCTGGGGACACGGGGCGGGCAGGGTGTCGAGCGTGGGGGCGAGGCGCGTGAGCAGCGCGCGCGCGGCGGGGAAGTCGGCGCGATCCAGCAGCATGCACAGGGCGTACAGGTGGAGCCAGCCCCCGGTCTCCGCGGACGCGCCGGGTGCGGAAGCGGCGGTGAGCACCGGGTCCACTGGCAGGCTCCAGTCGCGGGGGCGCCGCGTGGAGGACTCGACCTGGAGCGTGCCGAGCAGGCGCGCGTCCTCGGGCTGTGCCGCCAGCCGCCGCAGGGCGAGCCACAGCGCGCCATCCGAGAGCTGTCCGGTGGCGAGCCGCAGGGGCATCAGGTTGAACAGGCCGAGCGCGGCGTGGAGGAAGGCGCCGCCCCAGAGCAGCGCGGCGAGACCGTGGGCGTCGCGGGGGCCGGTGTCCCCGAGGGCATGGGCGAGGGCCGCGTGCACGCCCGCGCCGAGGAGACTCGCCGCGGGCCCGGCGAGCGCCACCCACGCCAGGCGGGAGGGGGCCTCATGGAGGGCGCGCGACTCGGTGCGCACGAAGCCCAGCAGGGACACGAGGCCCTCGGCGTGCCAGCGCACGTGGGTGCGGCCCTCGGCGCGGTGGAGCTCCAGGGGGCCGATGCGCAGGGTGCTCCAGCCGAGGCCCAGGGCGGACGCGGCGGCGGCATGCCCGAACTCGTGCAGGGTGACGGCGGGCACGAGCCAGAGCCCGCAGGTGAAGACGTACCCGAGCGCGGTCAGCTCCCAGGGGTCGCCCAGGGCGCCGGGCCGTCCGCCCAACAGGAGGAAGGCCGACACCGCGGTGAGCGTGAGGAAGGCGAGGCCCTGGGGGCTGCTCGGATCGACCAGGGCGCGGTTGCGGCGCAGGGCCCGCTCGGAGACGAGGCGGAAGCCGCGCGCGCCCCGGGCGACGAGGTGGCCGCCCCACCGGGCCCCCAGGGCGAAGAGCAGGGCGCACCCGCCGAGCACGGCCCGGCCCCAAGGGGGGGCGGCGGGCAGGGGCGCGGTGAGGGAGATCCACCCGAGCAGCAGGGCCAGGGCCGCGCAGCCGAGCAGCGCGACGCCGCCGAGCAGCACGTGCAGCACGCGCTGGGCGGGGTCGAGGGGAAGCTTCTGGAGGGAGGAGGACGCGGAGGCGGAGGACACGCGGGGCGCAGTCTAGTCAGAATGCCGGGGCCCGAGCGCGCCACTCCGTGACCCCGGGGCGGCCCGGCCATGCGAGACTCCGCGCCCCATGTCGGCCCCGCTCCCGCTCCCGCCCGTGTCGTCCGCCCGTCCGTCGCTGTCCTGGCTCTGGGGGCTTGTCGGCTGGGCGGTGGCGGTGGGGCTCGCGCACCACGCGGTGCTGCGCTCGGGGCTGACGGTGCTGCAGGGGGACGAGGGGGACGTGCGCTTCGTGCACTACGTGCTGGAGCACGGCTGGCGCTTCGTGCACGGGGACGCGGGCCACGAGCGCTTCTGGGACGCGCCCTTCTTCTTCCCGGTGCGCAACACGGTGGCGTACTCGGACCCGCTGGTGGGCGTGCTGCCGCTGTACGCGGTCTGGCGGGCGCTGGGCGTGGGGCCGGACCGGGCCTTCGCGCTGTGGGTGCTCGCGGTGACGTCGCTCAACTTCTGGGCGGCGCGGTGGTTCCTCTCGCGGCCGGTGGGGGCGTCCGTGGGCGCGGCGACGGTGGGCGCGGTGCTGTTCGCCGCGGGGGCCTCGCGCATCAACCAGGCCAACCACGTGCAGCTCTTGCCCCAGTTCTACAGCCTGCTGGCGCTCGGCGCGGTGGTGATGCTCGCGCGCGCGGAGACGAGCCGCCAGGCGGGGGTGGGCTGGGCGGCGCTGCTGGTGGGCGGGAGCGTGGCGCAGCTGCTCGCGGGCTTCTACTGGGGCTGGTTCCTGGGCTTCTTCCTGGTGCTGGCGGGGCTGGTCGCGCTGGGCTTCCGGGACACGCGGGCGGTGCTCCTTGGGGGGCTGCGCCTGCACGGGCTGGCGCTCGTGGGCTGGGGGGTGGTGGGGGCGGTGGTGATCTGGCCGCTGGTGGGCCACAGCCTGGCGGCGGCGCGCGAGGTGGGGCTGCGCTCCTTCGGGGAGGCGGAGGGGATGATTCCGCGCTTCGCCACGTGGTTCCACATGGGGGATGCCAACTGGCTGTACGGGTGGACGGCCGGGTGGCGCGCCTTCGCGCGGCTGCCGGTGGAGGGCGAGCACCGGGTGGGGCTCGGGGTGCTCACGCCGGTGCTGGCGGGGGTGGGGCTGTGGCGCTTTCGCGAGCGGCCCCTGGCGCGGCTCTTGATGGGGGTGCTGCTGGTGACGGTGCTGCTCGCCACGCGCTACCGGGGCGGGTGGACGCCGTGGGTGGCGGTGTTCCACGGTTTTCCGGGCGGCAACGCGGTGCGGGCGGTGTGCCGCATGGGCGTGTGGTTGCTGGTGCCCGCGTCGGTGGGGGTGGCGCTCGCGCTCACGCGGCTGACGGACGCGGGGCGGGGTGGGGCGGCGGCGCTGCTCGGGGTGGGGTGCCTCCTGGAGCAGGGGGTGAGCGGGGCCACGTTCGATCCGGCGGTGCCGCGCGCGGACGCGCGGTGGGTGGCCGAGCAGGTGGGGCCCGACTGCCGCGCCTTCCTCTACACGCCCACGTTGGGCGGGCAGCCCACGTGGAAGTACCAGTTGGATGCGATGTGGGCGGGGCTCGAGCGGGGCGTGCCCACGGTGAATGGGTACTCGGGCAACGCGCCGCCGGGCTGGCGGTTCGA includes:
- a CDS encoding MFS transporter; this translates as MHRLAVGTLFFLQGLCFASWASRIPSLQQRLGLGEAALGLALLALPVGSMTSLAFSGWLVAREGSARVVLGALGLYAGALVGIGLAGSLGALLAVLFVFGLAGNLVNIAVNTQAVGVEARYGRSVMGSFHGLWSLAGFCAAAVGTAMMGWGVAPLPHFVGMAGLLLVGLLASARFILPDGPGRHPAGRVLSLPDRSLWGLGLMAFCSMICEGAMFDWSGVYFERVVRAPPDWVGTGYAAFMGAMATGRFVADGLTRRLGLTRVFQLSGALIAGGLLLAVLVPRLGAALAGFLLVGCGVSSVVPLVYGAAGRSQKVPAGVALAAVSTIGFLGFLLGPPIIGLVAEALSLRGSFTLVAGMGLGVAWVGTLRREA
- a CDS encoding DUF2380 domain-containing protein, whose amino-acid sequence is MSPRGQGAAARPEALATQLAFLRASREVSDTTRRLKGDLARLQAPGSAFSRHPSDLFRAHLPPVLAHLRWLDAEHAAAVHLSDTASQLADPDMRLALLRMGGPRLEAAWMGSTLLAIWLDFPHLAEVVLRECPAYGTERLLRKLHPWHTLMAPALKALASGETGRVEAVAVDLPALTGYLSREFAATREAVRTAAQRTETALRVKEIVELLTTASAMTWALPRLPPSAPLTLGLTLGAGAPGVMLGSQVVLTAEGVEMLRRLVQAGVLSPSVVSAAVRIQAGQVLMAQAHDELPRGVREALGEGPEVRGMRVTGRAGAGLSEAPRHHVLPREFREWFEQRGFTGELSIDRFCVRMERARHEAIHGGGSWRLGREWPGEWNRMIMTALRRAERRTGRQLTRNEVLDLVAEAMKQYNLPMNFTSWNGR
- a CDS encoding M50 family metallopeptidase; the encoded protein is MSSASASSSLQKLPLDPAQRVLHVLLGGVALLGCAALALLLGWISLTAPLPAAPPWGRAVLGGCALLFALGARWGGHLVARGARGFRLVSERALRRNRALVDPSSPQGLAFLTLTAVSAFLLLGGRPGALGDPWELTALGYVFTCGLWLVPAVTLHEFGHAAAASALGLGWSTLRIGPLELHRAEGRTHVRWHAEGLVSLLGFVRTESRALHEAPSRLAWVALAGPAASLLGAGVHAALAHALGDTGPRDAHGLAALLWGGAFLHAALGLFNLMPLRLATGQLSDGALWLALRRLAAQPEDARLLGTLQVESSTRRPRDWSLPVDPVLTAASAPGASAETGGWLHLYALCMLLDRADFPAARALLTRLAPTLDTLPAPCPQELRLQGALLYALGEAPDAARARAFLKAAGPHATHPLYPRLAEAAVLLGEGQPEAARAALLAWEADGHAQGLTAQWRIGNQWALERLRAALGVAEEDEEEPETALGAG
- the yjjJ gene encoding type II toxin-antitoxin system HipA family toxin YjjJ, producing the protein MQRLLTQLVRQGHATARELAEALGVSQPTLSRLVQEAGPRVLRMGRARSTRYAATRTVPGLGTSLPLHRIDETGTCQPAGRLHFLSGGRHWDEATDTLFEGLPPFAADMRPQGYVGRTFSARFPELALPPRLADWREDEALIALARRGEDCVGDLLLGEESLDRWFQREPVSVPPSDYPDWALRSDTEQVGSSAGGEHPKFLTYSEGRHVLVKFASHDTGEVARRWRELLVCECLALDTLRQAGLDAARARWFDTGPYRFLEVERFDRVGARGRRGLLSLDALDNEYIGAAGPGSHWTALAPRLLELGFIAAEDARRLRWLDVFGQLIANSDRHFGNVSFLVTGPRRFCLAPAYDMLPMTFAPSVTTVVERPFEPAPPTAATLDVWAEAARHASVFWSRVAGEGALGADFRALARRCGEQVEALRARMAPRLGG
- a CDS encoding NUDIX hydrolase — encoded protein: MSRERTWEGPWRTRLYERTRERGFHSLTAFAEARPALPLYVLAEELGTDVAGVQVLSGLLAEAEQRGQVTRLVRDVFVRQFAQSLPDGWPPVLDEAQRFQVAKVFGLWFALTPDSHQPRVDRASDALLASPPPPGWRPLGPDDALLRTLLPDDEA